In Nomascus leucogenys isolate Asia chromosome 8, Asia_NLE_v1, whole genome shotgun sequence, a single genomic region encodes these proteins:
- the ATP6V1B2 gene encoding V-type proton ATPase subunit B, brain isoform, translating to MALRAMRGIVNGAAPELPVPTGGPAVGAREQALAVSRNYLSQPRLTYKTVSGVNGPLVILDHVKFPRYAEIVHLTLPDGTKRSGQVLEVSGSKAVVQVFEGTSGIDAKKTSCEFTGDILRTPVSEDMLGRVFNGSGKPIDRGPVVLAEDFLDIMGQPINPQCRIYPEEMIQTGISAIDGMNSIARGQKIPIFSAAGLPHNEIAAQICRQAGLVKKSKDVVDYSEENFAIVFAAMGVNMETARFFKSDFEENGSMDNVCLFLNLANDPTIERIITPRLALTTAEFLAYQCEKHVLVILTDMSSYAEALREVSAAREEVPGRRGFPGYMYTDLATIYERAGRVEGRNGSITQIPILTMPNDDITHPIPDLTGYITEGQIYVDRQLHNRQIYPPINVLPSLSRLMKSAIGEGMTRKDHADVSNQLYACYAIGKDVQAMKAVVGEEALTSDDLLYLEFLQKFERNFIAQGPYENRTVFETLDIGWQLLRIFPKEMLKRIPQSTLSEFYPRDSAKH from the exons CATACAAGACAGTATCTGGAGTCAATGGTCCACTAGTGATCTTAGATCATGTTAAG tttcccAGGTATGCTGAAATTGTCCATTTGACCTTACCAGATGGCACAAAGAGAAGTGGGCAAGTTCTGGAAGTTAGTGGTTCCAAGGCAGTAGTTCAG GTATTTGAAGGAACTTCAGGTATAGATGCTAAGAAAACGTCCTGTGAGTTTACTGGGGATATTCTCCGAACACCAGTGTCTGAGGATATGCTTG GTCGGGTATTCAATGGATCGGGAAAACCCATTGACAGAGGTCCTGTTGTACTGGCCGAAGACTTCCTTGATATCATGG GTCAGCCAATCAACCCTCAATGTCGAatctacccagaggaaatgaTTCAGACCGGCATTTCGGCCATCGATGGGATGAACAGTATTGCTAGGGGGCAGAAAATTCCTATCTTCTCTGCTGCTGGGCTACCACACAATGAG ATTGCAGCTCAgatctgtcgccaggctggttTGGTAAAGAAATCCAAAGATGTAGTAGACTACAGTGAGGAAAATTTTGCAATTGTATTTGCTGCTATGGGT GTAAACATGGAAACTGCCCGGTTCTTCAAATCTGACTTTGAAGAAAATGGCTCAATGGACAACGTCTGCCTCTTTTTGAACTTGGCTAATGACCCAAC CATTGAGCGAATTATCACTCCTCGCCTGGCTCTAACCACAGCTGAATTTCTGGCGTACCAATGTGAGAAACATGTATTGGTTATCCTAACAGACATGAGTTCTTATGCTGAAGCACTCCGAGAG GTTTCAGCAGCCAGGGAAGAGGTTCCTGGTCGACGAGGTTTTCCAGGTTACATGTATACAGATTTAGCCACGATATATGAACGCGCTGGGCGAGTGGAAGGGAGAAATGGCTCGATTACTCAAATCCCTATTCTAACCATGCCTAATGATG ATATCACTCACCCCATCCCGGACTTGACTGGCTACATTACAGAGGGGCAGATCTATGTGGACAGACAGCTGCACAACAGACAG ATTTATCCACCTATCAATGTGCTGCCCTCACTATCACGGTTAATGAAGTCTGCTATTGGAGAAGGGATGACCAGGAAGGATCATGCCGATGTATCTAACCAGCTG tatGCGTGCTATGCTATTGGGAAGGACGTGCAAGCCATGAAAGCTGTCGTTGGAGAAGAAGCCCTTACCTCAGATGATCTTCTCTACTTGGAATTTCTGCAGAAGTTTGAGAGGAACTTCATTGCTCAGG GTCCTTACGAAAATCGCACTGTCTTTGAGACTTTGGACATTGGCTGGCAGCTACTCCGAATCTTCCCCAAAGAAATGCTGAAGAGAATCCCTCAGAGCACCCTCAGCGAATTTTACCCTCGAGACTCTGCAAAGCATTAG